From the Daphnia magna isolate NIES linkage group LG3, ASM2063170v1.1, whole genome shotgun sequence genome, one window contains:
- the LOC116933656 gene encoding uncharacterized protein LOC116933656, with amino-acid sequence MSTNTFSTRDANNFPFWKFQVLLVLRQYDLVDVVLGTQVKPTPTMSTASPPTVTYNAEITLWMKKDNSANCCIVATIEENFQRSLINCKSSKEMWDRLAAQYEQAASENKYFLQQRFYNYSFQHGHDVMSYITEIETLANQLGDLGEIQSENQIITKVLCTLPPSFRSVVSAWENVEEAKKKLPLLTTRLLKEESLNKMHESEESAEDKAFFSRRSNQVRPKDAQSSKKIDKRICYFCDPNGKTGHIEERCWVKHGRPTRSLKNAEAALSQHHTEWPLDYGFSSHITSYLSSTCRDPKS; translated from the coding sequence ATGTCTACCAATACTTTTTCAACAAGAGATGCCAACAACTTTCCTTTTTGGAAATTTCAAGTACTACTAGTCTTAAGACAGTATGATTTAGTGGATGTTGTGTTGGGAACGCAAGTCAAGCCCACACCAACAATGTCAACAGCAAGTCCACCTACAGTTACTTACAATGCAGAAATTACCTTGTGGATGAAGAAAGACAACTCTGCGAATTGTTGCATTGTAGCTACCATTGAAGAAAACTTTCAACGATCACTCATTAATTGCAAGTCTTCTAAGGAGATGTGGGATCGCTTAGCAGCACAGTACGAGCAAGCAGCTTCAGAAAATAAGTATTTCTTACAGCAACGTTTCTACAATTATTCCTTTCAACACGGCCATGATGTGATGTCATATATAACTGAAATTGAAACTCTGGCTAACCAGCTAGGTGATCTAGGTGAAATTCAGTCAGAGAATCAGATAATCACCAAAGTGCTGTGCACTCTACCACCAAGCTTCAGATCAGTCGTTTCGGCATGGGAAAATGTTGAGGAGGCGAAGAAGAAACTCCCACTTCTTACCACTAGGCTTCTGAAAGAAGAAAGTCTGAACAAGATGCACGAGAGTGAGGAGTCTGCAGAGGATAAAGCATTCTTTTCAAGAAGGTCTAATCAAGTCAGACCCAAAGATGCACAATCAAGCAAGAAGATTGACAAAAGAATCTGCTACTTTTGTGatccaaatggaaaaactgGTCATATTGAAGAACGCTGTTGGGTCAAACATGGTAGGCCTACTCGCTCACTCAAGAATGCAGAGGCAGCTTTGAGTCAACACCATACTGAGTGGCCATTAGATTACGGTTTCTCTTCACATATAACGTCATATCTTTCAAGTACTTGCAGAGATCCGAAAAGCTAG